A part of Salifodinibacter halophilus genomic DNA contains:
- a CDS encoding TolC family protein: protein ESVAVRRQRLDAALDAQLALIEIQRLTGEPFLAANTAPAGATP from the coding sequence CCGAAAGCGTCGCGGTGCGGCGCCAACGCCTGGACGCCGCGCTGGACGCGCAACTGGCGCTGATCGAAATCCAGCGCCTCACCGGCGAGCCCTTCCTCGCCGCCAACACCGCCCCCGCAGGAGCCACGCCATGA